Proteins encoded within one genomic window of Candidatus Berkiella cookevillensis:
- a CDS encoding spermidine synthase: MNKIIYACTTFLSAFLIFIIQPVLAKSLLPSFGGSVFVWVVCMLFFQGGLLLGYTYAYLLSKQSFKLQVIVHCCMLALSFYFIDNTLPSSLTDSQQWPPLILMQLLTIKILLPFALLSSTSPLLQSWYCQIKRTDFPYYFYSISNAGSLLGLFCFPFALEWWLRLDQQIAGWNILYFIFAALCTLSALPLLGLKSKYVEKIDTITAAPNHKTILLWLGLTTLSSAFMLASTNFILQNIINMPLIWILPLSLYLVTFIVTFAKPKQYNRNFWALSIGIWILLLAWSIHSNAIVNNFLNGVTVVLALLYSVCMLCHGELIQRKPSTQYLTLFYLIMSLGGVLGGLFVTLGGYWLFNDLWDFYIPFIIIAGISTYILYKQYATTQHKWDLFAISCSVLSLCAFGLVHLEPMFNNHIHLITKTRSAYGIIRVEDVHSVTHPDNNHRRLVHGPIIHGKQFLAPFHKNIATTYYGKKSGIGYSIHFLRKRTPSLKIAVVGLGTGTIAALCNSKDQIDFYEIDSKMLSISQTYFSFIQNAKVKTNFYLGDGRIEMQEILNQLGSQQYDLIALDAFNGDSIPFHLITVEALELYRQHLKPNGIIAFHTSNKFIDLKPITQALAQHKSLWHFWVETAGELKKGTLPSTWALLSRDPELAPWLYKVDHSISLSQKAKSSLLWTDKENSMLPLIIWNPPN, translated from the coding sequence ATGAATAAAATAATCTACGCTTGCACAACCTTCTTAAGTGCTTTTTTAATTTTTATTATCCAACCCGTCTTGGCCAAAAGTCTACTTCCCTCTTTTGGTGGCTCTGTCTTTGTTTGGGTAGTGTGTATGCTGTTTTTTCAAGGTGGCTTATTACTCGGTTACACTTATGCCTATTTGCTTTCTAAACAAAGCTTCAAACTTCAAGTTATTGTACATTGCTGCATGTTGGCACTGTCTTTTTATTTCATCGATAATACTTTACCAAGTTCACTGACCGATTCTCAACAGTGGCCACCTCTCATATTAATGCAATTACTCACGATCAAAATTTTGCTGCCATTTGCCCTACTTTCTTCGACAAGTCCCTTATTGCAAAGTTGGTACTGTCAGATAAAAAGAACTGATTTTCCTTATTATTTTTATTCTATTTCAAATGCAGGTTCTCTCTTAGGTTTATTTTGCTTTCCTTTTGCTCTGGAATGGTGGCTAAGATTAGATCAACAAATAGCGGGTTGGAATATCTTATACTTTATCTTTGCTGCTTTGTGCACCTTATCTGCCCTACCCTTACTTGGACTAAAATCTAAATACGTTGAAAAAATAGACACAATCACTGCTGCACCGAATCATAAAACTATATTACTATGGCTGGGGCTTACCACACTCAGCAGTGCTTTTATGTTGGCCAGCACTAATTTTATCTTACAAAATATTATTAACATGCCTCTTATTTGGATATTGCCACTCTCACTCTATTTAGTAACTTTTATAGTGACTTTTGCTAAGCCTAAGCAATATAACCGAAACTTCTGGGCGCTCTCTATTGGGATATGGATTTTATTATTAGCATGGTCTATACACAGTAATGCAATTGTAAATAACTTCTTAAATGGAGTCACTGTTGTTCTAGCTTTACTCTATTCTGTATGTATGCTGTGCCATGGAGAATTAATTCAACGCAAACCAAGTACACAATACTTAACCTTATTTTATTTAATCATGTCACTCGGTGGTGTGCTGGGCGGACTCTTCGTCACACTGGGCGGCTATTGGCTCTTTAATGATTTATGGGATTTCTATATTCCCTTTATTATAATTGCTGGTATCAGTACATATATATTATATAAGCAATACGCTACAACACAGCATAAATGGGATTTATTTGCTATATCATGTAGCGTGCTTAGCCTATGCGCTTTTGGATTAGTGCATCTGGAACCTATGTTTAACAATCATATTCATCTCATAACAAAAACCAGAAGTGCTTATGGTATCATCAGGGTAGAAGATGTCCATTCTGTAACGCACCCAGATAATAACCATAGGCGCTTAGTACATGGGCCAATCATACATGGTAAACAATTTCTAGCTCCTTTCCATAAAAATATCGCGACCACCTATTATGGCAAAAAATCTGGTATAGGTTATTCCATTCATTTTTTAAGAAAACGCACCCCTTCTTTAAAGATAGCTGTTGTAGGCTTAGGCACGGGTACTATTGCAGCGCTGTGTAATAGCAAAGACCAGATAGATTTCTATGAAATAGACTCTAAAATGCTATCCATTAGCCAAACTTATTTTAGTTTCATTCAAAATGCAAAAGTCAAAACAAATTTTTATTTAGGTGATGGCCGAATTGAAATGCAGGAAATATTAAATCAACTTGGATCACAACAATATGATTTGATTGCCCTTGATGCTTTTAACGGCGACTCCATTCCTTTTCATTTAATCACTGTGGAAGCACTAGAACTATATCGACAACATTTAAAGCCCAATGGCATCATTGCCTTTCATACTTCAAATAAATTTATTGATCTAAAGCCAATCACTCAAGCGCTCGCGCAACACAAATCACTCTGGCATTTCTGGGTAGAAACAGCTGGAGAGCTTAAAAAAGGTACATTACCCTCTACCTGGGCATTGCTGTCTCGCGATCCTGAATTAGCGCCTTGGCTCTATAAAGTCGATCACTCAATCAGTTTATCCCAGAAAGCGAAAAGCTCTTTACTGTGGACAGATAAAGAAAATAGCATGTTGCCACTTATTATCTGGAATCCACCTAATTAG
- a CDS encoding 2-oxoacid:acceptor oxidoreductase subunit alpha yields the protein MPTFEKTILEAKSNRKALTQVDIHFAGDSGDGMQVLGMRFSEASSIAGNDLRTFPDYPAEIRAPQGTLAGVSGFQISFSSHSIYTQGDQFDVLVAMNPAAFTVTIGALKKGGILLVDEDKFVKKEYEKIGFSENPLLAPEMQQFRIIAIPLTQLTLKSVENIDLSRSKARKCKNMFVLGLLFWLYNRPLEPTKNWIQHRFKSEPDLLAANIQALRAGYNYAITTELFTEYYSVEKAELAKGKYRQVTGNQAIVLGCLAVADENQQSLFMSGYPITPASDILHEMARYPHMGVKTFQAEDEIAAVGAALGAAFAGELALTATSGPGLDLMGETLGLAVMVELPLVVIDVQRAGPSTGMPTKVEQSDLFLALYGRHGECPVPVLAAKSAGDCFDMVRLAFKIAVKYMTPVILLSDAYIANCAEPWKIPSSEQLEADTLEIHYHQESENFAPYKRVLDTLARNWAIPGTPGLEHRIGGLEKKDVTGEISYSAQNHEQMVRLRREKIKRVQTLLPSLELIGEDSGDVLVIGWGSTYGVTLTAVQQLQRQGHSISYVSLLSLYPFQEALEGYLKQFKHIFVVELNDGQVCQLIRAQFLVPAVSISKIQGKPFLVQELVDRLSQFFAPALS from the coding sequence ATGCCTACTTTTGAAAAAACCATACTTGAAGCCAAGTCTAATCGCAAGGCCTTAACCCAGGTCGACATCCACTTTGCAGGGGATTCGGGTGACGGTATGCAAGTATTAGGCATGCGTTTTAGCGAAGCCAGCTCTATTGCTGGAAATGATCTTCGAACCTTTCCTGATTATCCTGCAGAAATACGTGCACCACAAGGGACACTTGCAGGTGTCTCAGGCTTTCAGATTAGTTTTTCTTCGCATTCCATTTATACACAAGGCGATCAATTTGATGTATTGGTGGCAATGAATCCTGCTGCATTTACGGTAACCATAGGTGCTTTGAAGAAGGGAGGCATTTTACTGGTTGATGAAGATAAATTTGTTAAAAAAGAATATGAGAAAATTGGTTTTAGTGAAAATCCATTGCTGGCACCTGAAATGCAGCAATTTCGTATCATTGCGATACCTTTGACGCAATTGACACTCAAAAGTGTGGAAAATATAGATTTATCTCGCTCCAAAGCAAGAAAATGCAAAAATATGTTTGTATTGGGTTTATTGTTTTGGCTATACAATCGACCATTAGAGCCGACTAAAAATTGGATTCAACACAGATTTAAAAGTGAACCTGATCTGTTGGCTGCCAATATACAAGCCTTAAGAGCTGGTTATAACTATGCAATAACGACTGAGCTTTTTACAGAGTATTACTCCGTTGAAAAGGCAGAACTTGCCAAAGGTAAATACAGACAAGTAACAGGTAATCAAGCTATTGTGCTGGGATGCCTTGCTGTAGCAGATGAGAATCAACAGTCACTCTTTATGAGTGGTTATCCTATTACACCTGCTTCCGATATTTTGCATGAGATGGCACGATATCCTCATATGGGTGTAAAAACTTTCCAAGCAGAAGATGAAATAGCGGCAGTGGGTGCAGCACTTGGGGCTGCATTTGCGGGTGAACTGGCTTTAACGGCAACCAGTGGTCCAGGGCTTGATTTGATGGGTGAAACCCTTGGCTTGGCAGTGATGGTTGAGTTGCCTTTGGTGGTTATTGATGTACAGCGTGCAGGACCTTCAACAGGGATGCCAACCAAAGTAGAGCAATCAGATTTATTTTTAGCATTATATGGCCGACATGGCGAGTGTCCTGTGCCGGTATTGGCAGCAAAATCAGCCGGTGATTGTTTTGATATGGTGCGATTGGCCTTTAAAATCGCAGTAAAGTATATGACACCCGTTATACTATTATCCGATGCGTATATTGCAAATTGTGCTGAGCCTTGGAAAATTCCTAGCAGTGAGCAGTTAGAGGCTGATACATTAGAAATTCACTACCATCAAGAGAGTGAGAATTTTGCTCCGTATAAAAGAGTATTAGACACTTTGGCAAGAAATTGGGCGATTCCTGGTACACCTGGTCTTGAGCATCGTATTGGCGGACTTGAGAAGAAAGATGTTACGGGTGAAATTAGTTACAGTGCGCAAAATCATGAGCAAATGGTTCGTTTAAGAAGAGAAAAAATAAAACGCGTACAAACTTTATTACCTTCCTTAGAATTAATTGGGGAAGACAGTGGTGATGTGCTTGTTATAGGTTGGGGTAGTACCTATGGTGTGACATTGACAGCTGTACAACAATTGCAACGGCAAGGCCATTCTATTAGCTATGTATCTTTATTGTCTCTGTATCCTTTTCAAGAAGCGTTGGAAGGGTATTTGAAGCAATTTAAGCATATTTTTGTTGTTGAATTAAATGATGGACAAGTCTGCCAACTTATTCGTGCACAATTCTTAGTACCTGCAGTCTCTATTTCAAAAATTCAAGGTAAGCCTTTTCTGGTTCAAGAATTAGTAGATAGATTATCTCAATTCTTTGCGCCAGCATTGTCTTAG